From Chrysiogenia bacterium, a single genomic window includes:
- a CDS encoding sigma-54-dependent Fis family transcriptional regulator — protein sequence TGDFDAAARDLKDAQEIFSALKNPKDLALVAEGRIELAVRAHDGDAAASALRTLKGLVDEKDEYGRHKLAVVELRVELLQDSPALPSRLEKAAERALGFFQTRGYLSLLWETSALLGELRLATGNPGGAREALLRANDAHEEIRRTLPARAQSAYDQRAAVRAFARACREAQLDKSSFVLLKILEFNKKLNEGFGIRGASEFLTDVLDEAIALVHADEGYLFLGKEVQAARSAERKDVESGTAPPHETIARTLLAEVGRTGKPALVFSSDTETHDSKDLGEMLKELSLVSLLVVPIRARGEVLGTIYLHNRYNRGAFTQENLFLIEAFCDQAGLAILNSRRLEQALDHEQRLSEEVEYLKRELSGSHQLVVGQSRHFQKALRTARKAARSDASVLIRGETGTGKELLAQEIHAVSDRASAPYLRVNVPAIPGELLESELFGHEAGAFTGARRRKRGLFEIADGGTILLDEIGDLPASSQVKLLRVLQERRLTRLGGTKEIPIDVRVLAATNRDLEALMKEKLFREDLFYRLNVITIDVPPLRERPEDVLPLAEHFLTHYARQSGKRIEGFAARAKEALLSYTWPGNVRELENLIQRAVLLEDGEQLTLSEAPGLSAATPEAARGAKNYRRRVKQTQAEAIREALATTGGNKKQAARLLGLSRSRFYELLGELGVG from the coding sequence ACCGGCGACTTCGATGCGGCGGCAAGGGATCTCAAAGACGCGCAGGAGATTTTCTCGGCGCTCAAGAATCCCAAGGACCTGGCGCTCGTGGCCGAGGGCCGCATCGAGTTGGCCGTTCGTGCCCATGACGGCGACGCGGCCGCCTCGGCGCTGCGCACGCTCAAGGGACTCGTCGACGAAAAGGACGAGTACGGCCGGCACAAACTGGCCGTGGTGGAGCTGCGCGTCGAACTGTTGCAGGACTCCCCCGCCCTTCCCTCGCGCCTTGAAAAGGCGGCCGAGCGCGCGCTGGGATTCTTTCAGACCCGCGGCTACCTCTCGCTCCTGTGGGAGACGAGCGCCCTGCTGGGCGAGCTGCGCCTTGCCACGGGAAATCCCGGCGGCGCGCGCGAGGCCCTGCTGCGCGCCAACGACGCCCACGAAGAGATCCGCCGCACGCTTCCCGCGCGCGCGCAGAGCGCCTACGACCAGCGCGCGGCCGTGCGCGCCTTTGCCCGCGCCTGCCGCGAGGCCCAGCTCGACAAGAGCAGCTTCGTGCTGCTGAAGATTCTCGAGTTCAACAAGAAGCTCAACGAGGGCTTCGGCATCCGCGGTGCCAGCGAGTTCCTCACCGACGTGCTCGACGAGGCCATTGCTCTTGTCCATGCCGACGAGGGTTATCTCTTCCTTGGAAAGGAAGTGCAGGCCGCGCGCTCGGCCGAGCGAAAGGACGTGGAGAGCGGCACCGCCCCACCCCACGAGACCATTGCCCGCACGCTGCTGGCCGAAGTGGGCCGCACGGGAAAGCCCGCGCTCGTATTTTCGAGCGATACCGAGACCCACGATTCCAAAGACCTGGGCGAGATGCTCAAGGAACTGAGCCTCGTCAGCCTGCTCGTCGTGCCCATCCGCGCGCGCGGTGAGGTGCTCGGCACCATCTATCTGCACAACCGCTACAACCGCGGCGCGTTCACCCAGGAGAACCTCTTTCTGATCGAGGCCTTCTGCGACCAGGCGGGCCTGGCGATCCTGAACTCGCGGCGCCTGGAACAGGCCCTCGATCACGAGCAGCGCCTGAGCGAAGAGGTGGAGTATTTAAAGCGCGAGCTCTCGGGCTCCCACCAGCTCGTCGTCGGGCAGTCGCGCCACTTTCAAAAAGCGCTGCGCACCGCCCGCAAGGCCGCGCGCTCGGACGCAAGCGTGCTCATCCGCGGCGAGACCGGCACCGGCAAGGAGCTCCTCGCCCAGGAGATCCACGCGGTCTCGGACCGCGCAAGCGCGCCCTACCTGCGCGTGAACGTCCCGGCGATTCCGGGCGAGCTTCTTGAGAGCGAGCTCTTCGGTCACGAGGCCGGCGCCTTTACCGGCGCGCGGCGCAGGAAGCGCGGACTCTTCGAGATCGCCGACGGCGGAACCATCCTGCTCGACGAAATCGGCGACCTGCCCGCTTCGAGTCAGGTCAAGCTCCTTCGCGTCCTGCAGGAGCGGCGCCTCACCCGCCTTGGCGGCACCAAGGAAATCCCCATCGATGTGCGCGTGCTCGCGGCTACCAATCGCGACCTCGAAGCGCTGATGAAGGAAAAACTCTTCCGCGAAGATCTGTTCTACCGCCTCAACGTCATCACCATCGACGTGCCGCCGCTTCGCGAGCGCCCAGAGGACGTGCTGCCGCTGGCCGAGCACTTCCTCACCCACTACGCCCGCCAGAGCGGCAAGCGCATCGAGGGGTTCGCCGCCCGCGCGAAGGAGGCCCTGCTCTCCTACACCTGGCCGGGCAACGTGCGCGAGCTCGAAAACCTCATCCAGCGCGCCGTGCTTTTGGAAGACGGCGAGCAGCTCACGCTCAGCGAAGCCCCGGGCCTCTCGGCCGCCACCCCTGAAGCCGCTCGCGGCGCCAAGAACTACCGCCGGCGCGTCAAGCAGACCCAGGCCGAAGCCATTCGCGAGGCGCTGGCCACCACCGGCGGCAACAAGAAGCAGGCCGCCCGCCTGCTGGGCCTCTCGCGCTCGAGATTCTACGAGCTGCTCGGGGAGCTGGGCGTGGGTTAA